AATGGATACCATCCCGGATACTATGGATACGGATACCCTAACTACTATCAACCAAGTTTTTATCATggatattattattaaaaactaaattaataaaaaaaacatctaaaaTCCTACATAATTGTGTGATGCTTTATTTCAGCAAATTTGAGAAGATTGATTGAGTTAGtataagaaaaagagaaaaatttctcaatattttaattttatacgaAAATGGAGAATATTTattggagcaaaaataaaagcttcttCAATCGTTCTCATGCTCAGCTTTATACGATTAGAACGGAGTTGCACGAGTGAGTATTTTTAAACCTAAACCAGTTTTTCAGCAGACAGTTAATCTCAACAACTCCCATAAAGTTGATCACTTAGCACGGCTAATAGTctctggttttatttttttttgtttgttttttgttttttcatttgtgtgtttgattaTGTTTGGTGCTTTTTGATTATTGAAAGCTCACGCTTTGGGATGgtgtaatttttcattcaatcaattttattactaGCTCGCGGGGGGTTTATTCTTAAATACCATTTGGTTTTGTGCTATTCTATCACCTAGGTGATAGACACTCCGTAATACTGTTGTGCTGCTTTGCAGGACAgatatttctatatttttctatttgtttaatataagttaTCTCTCCGagtaaactgtttttttttttcattctggtTATTTGTTCTTCGATTAAATCCGTAAGATCGAACTACCTTCTATTGTGAACTACCACCagtcgaggtttttttttatcttgaaGAAACTTCTAGCAAAGTTTTATGgggtttttaattattattttcaaacttacttacttacttattcaaaataataaaatttgaaaatgtttataaagAACGAAAAGTGCGTTTTTCTAACACAATTTTTCGAGCCTCACACGTTCCACgtttacataaaataaatactttaACACCACGGAAATATTCACACAATAACTGGACACATTTTTCTGACCGTTTGTTTGaattaaatcatatttttgtcatttttcaaATACACAAGTTCTCGCCACGTTTACCAAAAGGGGGTTGTTTTCGGTATAATTGTACCACACTAAAGCCAATGAATCACTGTCACGTATGTAATAGGTACCCTTTAATTTAAGGCTACAGGTATCAGCCACATGATACGGATTCCACATTTGCGAGGATCATACGAAGATGCCTCAGGCAATTAACGATCCATCAGAAGAGCTCATAGTCGATCTTCGGATTCAAACGGAAATACACAAACGCTGCTAGTTCCTGCGGCAATGGTAAGCTACGTCAAGGGGTTTCATTTAAGGAGAAGAATTCATTCGTATGCTTCTCGTGACGTCAAGTATCGTTTGTGACGTGCTGAGGAATGTGCAAGATCGGAGTATAAAAGCTAACCGCTTGCCGACAATTTTGCATCATTCAATTGAATATTGTTTAACCACGTGGAGAAGCTGCAAAATTTGTGCACATTCGATTACCGTACAACAGCACCAACACCATAATGTTCAAGGTAAGACAATGCAAATAAGATTCTTCGGGAAACTAATGCGAAAAACTAATTGTTATCTCATCCACAACAGTTATTTTGCGTGTTCGCTTTCCTTGCGATCGTAGCTGCCTTTCCGGGTGAAATTAATGATCCGGCAAACCAGGACGCAATAGCCAAACACGATGCACTACCCGCAACGATCGTAACTGCAGAGAACAACGAACAGAATGCACCAACTGTCGAGGGTCCGGTAGACACACAGGATGATATGGACAAAGCGGAAACGTTTGGCTTCGGTTATCGCAAATACATTCACGTCTATCCGAGATATTATCCACACTACTATTACGGTAGTTACTACTATCCACGCTATTACTACGGACACTACGGACACTACTGGTGAGGAGAAGGGAATCACCGAAAAACGAATTACGatcatttgtaaaatattgccCATTATTGTATGTAATCATTTCGTGTTTgaggtaaaaagaaaacattgcaaatAATGTGtggtaaataaatgaaacattttttcccaTACCATAACTAGCACCTTTTTGACTGTTTATTATACATTCCGTTAAGAAGTTGATTTTCTagagaaactttttttttgtataattgtgataaattctttttaaaactgaaaataaatcacagcggattttcaatttttgggtAATTATTTACTgaacaatattttacaacaaaatattcTTCTTGTCAGCCAGAATACACTGTCGTTTAGCACTTTGTTTCACTACACTcaacacactgcaaacacttttGGCGAAATTTATTGCTGAACACAGTTGTACAATTATCACCGTAAGATACTTTTAAGAACGACAAAAAGGTATCTTTacgtaatttttaatttaaaaaaaatatgaaaacagaagaagaaatcaaaaaaTGGTAGAGCACATTTAAGGAAtgattttactttaaaaagcTCAATAAATGGAATCGTTTGTCGATCTGTTCATAACGTATCTAGTAATTCTTCTAAAGTTTTCTGAAACTTGAAAAAATCGACTTATATGTTACACGTATACTTATATGTTACAAtctatttaattcattttttaaattgttttagaaaaaccgtTTGTTTGTGAAAGATAGATTTTCAGACGTTCCGTTAGCACTTGCTTCCTCACCCATGGTTGGGGGGAAAATGATTAGCTGTACAAGTGGACTGTTATATATTCCAAAACCACTACGAAGATCAGTATCACATATACCGCTCCAGTATCCCTATGTTGCACAGGAACGTCCCTCAATAGGGAATGGGGACTACCAAGGCTTACCGTTTTGTTCCCAggtcactgttttttttatcggtaTTGTGTTTGGTAGTGGTTTTGGATGTATAtatacaccaccaccacaaagTATAACATGCACAAAGACTACCA
The DNA window shown above is from Anopheles funestus chromosome 3RL, idAnoFuneDA-416_04, whole genome shotgun sequence and carries:
- the LOC125767167 gene encoding uncharacterized protein LOC125767167 is translated as MFKLFCVFAFLAIVAAFPGEINDPANQDAIAKHDALPATIVTAENNEQNAPTVEGPVDTQDDMDKAETFGFGYRKYIHVYPRYYPHYYYGSYYYPRYYYGHYGHYW